From one Henningerozyma blattae CBS 6284 chromosome 1, complete genome genomic stretch:
- the TBLA0A07770 gene encoding GSK family serine/threonine-protein kinase (similar to Saccharomyces cerevisiae MCK1 (YNL307C) and YGK3 (YOL128C); ancestral locus Anc_3.41) gives MSSHNPQSNYKCEEFVADDVTSNKSNVTRKMLIKEYRKIGHGAFGTVVQAYITPDKETWYGPFAIKKVPAQTEYKSRELQILRMTNHPNVVKLEYFFTHLSPQDHKVYQHLAMECLPETLQIEINRYVTNRLELPLKHIKLYTYQIARAMMYLHSMGICHRDIKPSNILVNPESGVLKICDFGSAKRLEPDAPSISYICSRFYRAPELILGCTNYTTQIDIWGLGCVIGEMLLGQAVFQGQEPLLQFREISKLLGPPAKKFIFFSNPSYDGPLFSKPLFTGTSKERFEKYFSHAGTDGIDLLMKVLVYDPVERLQPKNILAHSFFDDLRNEKYFLPRGKTQPILLPNLFDFDDLELKILGDLIENIKPNYSINTNGSNEANENSNNNNNNNNNTNNNNANNNITSTPPPNFNTSDSTPVTSNTNSNDNSNNTNNP, from the coding sequence ATGTCATCTCATAATCCACAATCTAATTATAAATGTGAAGAATTCGTCGCTGATGATGTTACTTCCAATAAATCGAACGTCACAAGGAAGATGTTGATTAAAGAGTATAGAAAGATTGGCCATGGTGCTTTTGGTACTGTTGTTCAAGCATATATCACTCCAGATAAAGAGACTTGGTACGGTCCCTTTGCTATTAAGAAAGTACCTGCTCAAACAGAATATAAATCAAGGGAGTTGCAAATCTTGAGAATGACAAACCATCCAAACGTGGTTAAATTGGAATATTTCTTTACTCATCTATCACCACAAGATCATAAAGTTTATCAACATTTGGCTATGGAATGTTTGCCAGAAACTTTACAGATAGAAATCAATAGATACGTCACAAATAGATTGGAATTACCCTTGAAACATATTAAATTGTATACTTATCAAATAGCCAGAGCCATGATGTATCTGCATTCCATGGGTATTTGTCATAGAGATATTAAACCTTCAAATATCTTGGTCAATCCAGAAAGTGGGGTCTTAAAGATTTGTGATTTTGGATCTGCCAAGAGGTTGGAACCAGATGCTCCATCCATTAGTTACATTTGTTCTAGATTTTATAGAGCTCCAGAACTAATTCTTGGTTGTACTAATTATACCACTCAAATCGATATATGGGGGCTTGGTTGTGTCATTGGTGAAATGTTATTAGGTCAAGCTGTATTCCAAGGTCAAGAGCCCCTATTACAATTTAGAgaaatttccaaattattaGGTCCTCCAgctaaaaaattcatttttttctcaaaTCCTTCCTATGACGGtccattattttcaaaaccTCTATTCACAGGTACATCAAAGGAAAGATtcgaaaaatatttcagtCATGCTGGAACTGATGGTATCGATCTTTTAATGAAAGTCTTAGTTTATGATCCAGTTGAAAGATTACAACCAAAAAACATATTGGCTCATTCATTTTTTGATGATCtaagaaatgaaaaatatttcttacCAAGAGGCAAAACTCAACCAATTCTATTGCCAAACTTATTTGATTTCGATGACttagaattgaaaatattgggtgatttgattgaaaatattaaaccaaattattcaattaatacTAATGGTTCAAATGAAGCTAAtgaaaatagtaataataataacaacaacaacaacaatactaataataataatgctaataataatataacttCCACTCCACCACCAAACTTTAATACTTCAGATTCCACTCCAGTCACAAGTAATACCAATTCAAATgacaattcaaataatacgAATAATCCATAA
- the MRPS18 gene encoding mitochondrial 37S ribosomal protein uS11m MRPS18 (similar to Saccharomyces cerevisiae MRPS18 (YNL306W); ancestral locus Anc_3.42), whose product MLNTLRVNVFGKLCSGPFSGPITRTAVGSLMGKNIQRATYSGINGTPILQNKEMTNVYKPRGDSNNMAGLTTPSTNSKGKKNNNTKIRVHKYILNCLFTRNNTHFTFSAIEEDLKKSEQMVNESSKKTYNEVYLYYLSLPKVVKFQTSTGRLGFRKAARGEYEAAFQTAAKLFETIKEKNYLDADIEIVMKQFGKGRAAFVAALSGKEGQYIRGKVVRVSDATQMKFGGVRAPSARRL is encoded by the coding sequence ATGTTGAACACGTTAAGGGTGAATGTATTTGGCAAATTATGCAGTGGCCCTTTCAGTGGCCCTATTACCAGGACCGCTGTAGGGTCTCTAATGGggaaaaatattcaacgAGCTACGTACTCTGGCATTAATGGGACACCCATACTACAGAATAAGGAAATGACAAACGTGTACAAACCACGTGGTGATTCCAACAACATGGCGGGCTTAACTACTCCCTCTACCAATTCCaaagggaaaaaaaataacaatactaAAATAAGAGttcataaatatatcttgAATTGTTTATTCACGAGAAATAACACACATTTCACGTTTTCTGCCATCGAAGAAGATCTCAAGAAGAGTGAGCAAATGGTAAATGAAAGTTCTAAAAAGACTTACAACGAAGTTTACTTGTATTATTTGAGTTTGCCCAAAGTTGTTAAATTCCAAACTTCTACTGGTCGACTGGGATTCAGAAAAGCTGCAAGAGGGGAATATGAAGCAGCTTTTCAAACTGCTGCCAAATTATTCGAAACTatcaaagaaaagaattaCTTGGATGCTGATATAGAGATTGTAATGAAACAGTTTGGTAAGGGAAGAGCTGCCTTTGTAGCTGCCTTGTCAGGGAAGGAAGGTCAATATATCAGAGGCAAGGTGGTTCGTGTGAGTGATGCTACTCAAATGAAGTTTGGTGGTGTCCGTGCACCAAGCGCAAGAAGACTATGA
- the RPL25 gene encoding 60S ribosomal protein uL23 (similar to Saccharomyces cerevisiae RPL25 (YOL127W); ancestral locus Anc_3.43), whose amino-acid sequence MAPSAKATAAKKAVVKGTNGKKSLKVRTSATFRLPKTLKLARSPKYATKAVPHYTRLDAHKVVEKPINSETAMKQVEDGNTLVFQVSLKSNKYQIKKAVKELYEVDVESVNTLIRPNGTKKAYVRLTPDFDALDIANRIGYI is encoded by the coding sequence ATGGCTCCATCTGCTAAGGCTACCGCTGCCAAGAAGGCTGTTGTTAAAGGTACTAATGGTAAGAAATCTTTGAAAGTCAGAACCTCTGCTACTTTCAGATTACCAAAGACTTTGAAGTTGGCTCGTTCTCCAAAATACGCCACTAAAGCTGTTCCACATTACACCAGATTAGACGCTCACAAAGTTGTTGAAAAGCCAATCAACTCTGAAACTGCTATGAAGCAAGTCGAAGATGGTAACACTTTAGTTTTCCAAGTTTCTTTGAAATCTAACAAGTACCAAATCAAGAAGGCTGTTAAGGAATTATACGAAGTCGACGTTGAATCTGTCAACACTTTGATCAGACCAAACGGTACCAAGAAGGCTTACGTTAGATTGACTCCAGATTTTGATGCTTTGGACATTGCTAACAGAATCGGTTACATCTAA
- the TBLA0A07800 gene encoding uncharacterized protein (similar to Saccharomyces cerevisiae MDH2 (YOL126C); ancestral locus Anc_3.45), whose translation MRQTKRAKLDLTTSDDGNINKDVVDNNQADAVKPVKITIIGAAGGIGQSLSLLLKTQLLPNSSASKYRYGTVHLALYDINKDGVNGVTTDLSHIDTAVHVTSHSGEDGLVESLTDSDLIVVTAGVARKPGMTREDLFQINGKIILNLMDQVVKNCDLSKCFILMVTNPVNSLIPLVIRKLRKELKGKTTTSIDDISKRVLGVTRLDSVRAATFVHTSLRSKGIVIDFESLRVPVIGGHSGLTIIPLISQTKNKKKTIANINTLISEEDVAKLTKRIQFGGDEVVKAKNGQGSATLAMALAGFRVLEDLTSLLLDEVETISDSPGFFLAIRDSNQKPLDITDNDKLTNWLDENFQEKSKNIEFFELPITIDKHGVKKIDYELLLNISEYEKKVLLPPCIDQLIENFDQAKTIEV comes from the coding sequence aTGAGACAAACGAAAAGGGCAAAGTTAGATTTAACTACATCTGATGATGGCAATATTAATAAGGATGTTGTAGATAATAACCAAGCCGACGCTGTTAAACCTgtaaaaattacaattattggTGCTGCTGGTGGTATTGGTCAATcgttatcattattattgaagacTCAATTGTTACCAAATTCATCTGCCAGTAAATATAGATATGGTACTGTCCATTTAGCTTtatatgatattaataaagatgGGGTTAACGGTGTGACTACGGATCTTTCCCATATTGATACTGCTGTTCATGTGACTTCTCATTCTGGTGAAGATGGGCTAGTTGAATCATTAACAGACTCTGATTTAATTGTTGTCACTGCAGGGGTGGCAAGAAAGCCAGGAATGACAAGAGAAGATTTGTTTCAGATCAATGGGAAGATTATCTTGAATTTGATGGATCAAGTCGTTAAGAATTGTGATCTTTCCAAGTGTTTTATCTTGATGGTTACTAATCCTGTGAACTCATTGATTCCCTTAGTTATTCGTAAATTAAGGAAAGAGTTAAAGGGTAAAACGACCACTAGTATTGATGATATATCCAAACGTGTTCTTGGTGTGACAAGATTGGATTCTGTTAGAGCAGCCACCTTTGTTCATACATCATTAAGAAGTAAAGGAATAgtaattgattttgaatcattaaGAGTACCTGTTATAGGTGGTCATTCGGGATTAACTATTATTCCCTTAATCTCACAAAcgaaaaataagaaaaaaaccattgccaatattaatacattAATTTCTGAAGAAGATGTAGCTAAGCTCACTAAGAGAATTCAATTTGGTGGTGATGAAGTTGTCAAGGCTAAGAATGGTCAAGGTTCTGCTACATTAGCTATGGCCTTGGCTGGATTTAGAGTCTTAGAAGATTTgacatcattattattggatGAAGTAGAAACTATATCTGATTCACCTGGGTTTTTCCTTGCTATAAGAGATTCCAATCAAAAACCTTTAGATATTactgataatgataaattgaCTAATTGGTTGGATGAAAATTTCCaagaaaaatcaaagaacatcgaattttttgaattaccAATTACAATTGATAAGCATGGTgtcaaaaaaattgattatgaattattattgaatatatcCGAATATGAGAAGAAAGTTTTGTTACCACCTTGTATTGATCAATTAATCGAAAATTTTGACCAAGCAAAGACAATTGAAGTATAA
- the TBLA0A07810 gene encoding uncharacterized protein (similar to Saccharomyces cerevisiae HRP1 (YOL123W); ancestral locus Anc_3.49), protein MNSDDEDFNDIYGDDNQDDVKQTEQEDQSKKVDASSSKDHEPTKESSSSTSGTAQTKEGEKPASSISESLNQLAALQALSASINTSGSSNSATNNDTISKTDATSQEPSNITNDEKKQDTPNTNNNLSPTAFESTANAAPKKADLSKDSCKMFIGGLNWDTTEDVLRQYFNKYGNVIDVKIMTDGHNGKSRGFGFLTFENSSSVDEVVKTQHILDGKVIDPKRAIPREEQDKTGKIFVGGIGPDVRPKEFEEFFSQWGSIIDAQLMLDKDTGRSRGFGFVTYDSPDAVDKVCQNKFIEFKGKTIEIKRAEQRGGTGNNNERGGNRRNRMQHGGHSNYGNNGGYGNNNHMNHGNLNMPNQQNPYYQNPIMNPQAMNDYYKQMQQYYQNFQNAGNGTQQSMDPNMQQLYQQQMQMMMYGIQQPQMNAAKPPNPAATGANATPTPSSDTDDKNSYRSRHPSSRRNNNNGYHPYNR, encoded by the coding sequence atgaACTCAGACGATGAAGATTTCAACGATATCTATGGTGATGATAACCAAGATGACGTAAAACAAACTGAACAAGAAGATCAATCCAAAAAAGTTGACGCTTCAAGTTCAAAAGATCATGAACCTACTAAGGAATCCAGCAGTAGTACTTCTGGTACTGCTCAAACTAAGGAAGGTGAGAAGCCAGCCAGCTCCATTTCAGAAAgtttaaatcaattggCCGCTTTGCAAGCTCTGTCAGCATCTATTAATACTTCAGGCTCTTCCAACTCCGCTACAAATAACGATACTATTTCAAAGACTGATGCTACTTCTCAAGAGCCTTCCAACATaacaaatgatgaaaaaaagcAAGATACTccaaatactaataataatttatctcCAACTGCATTTGAAAGCACCGCCAATGCTGCCCCAAAAAAAGCTGATCTATCAAAAGATAGCTGTAAGATGTTTATTGGTGGGTTGAACTGGGATACCACAGAAGACGTATTACGccaatatttcaataaatatgGTAATGTTATTGATGTCAAGATTATGACTGATGGCCATAATGGTAAATCAAGAGGGTTTGGGTTTTTAACCTTTGAAAATTCCTCAAGTGTTGATGAAGTAGTAAAGACCCAACATATTCTTGATGGGAAAGTTATTGATCCAAAGAGAGCTATTCCAAGGGAAGAGCAAGATAAAACTGGTAAAATCTTTGTCGGTGGTATTGGTCCAGATGTTAGAccaaaagaatttgaagaatttttctCACAATGGGGGTCTATTATTGACGCTCAATTGATGCTGGATAAAGATACTGGTAGATCAAGAGGGTTTGGGTTTGTTACTTATGACTCTCCAGATGCTGTTGATAAAGTTTGTCAGAATAAATTTATCGAATTTAAGGGAAAGactattgaaattaaaagagcTGAGCAACGTGGTGGTACTGGTAATAACAATGAACGTGGTGGTAACCGTAGAAATAGAATGCAACATGGTGGCCATTCAAATTACGGGAATAATGGTGGATACGGTAATAACAATCATATGAACCATGGTAATCTAAATATGCCCAACCAACAGAATCCATATTATCAAAACCCAATAATGAATCCACAAGCTATGAACGATTACTACAAACAGATGCaacaatattatcaaaatttccaaaatgCTGGTAATGGTACACAACAATCAATGGATCCAAACATGCAACAATTATATCAACAACAAATGCAAATGATGATGTATGGTATACAACAACCTCAAATGAATGCAGCTAAACCTCCTAACCCTGCTGCAACAGGAGCTAATGCTACACCCACACCTTCAAGTGATACTGATGACAAGAACAGTTACAGATCACGCCATCCATCATCTCGTagaaataacaataacgGATATCATCCTTATAACCGTTGA
- the RPS19B gene encoding 40S ribosomal protein eS19 (similar to Saccharomyces cerevisiae RPS19B (YNL302C) and RPS19A (YOL121C); ancestral locus Anc_3.51), producing MPGVSVRDVAAQDFINAYASFLQRQGKLEVPGYVDMVKTSSGNEMPPQDAEGWFYMRAASVARHIYLRKNVGVGKLNKLYGGAKSRGVRPYKHIDASGSINRKVLQALEKIGVVEISPKGGRRISENGQRDLDRIAAQTLEEDE from the exons ATGCCAGGTGTTTCCGTTAG AGACGTTGCTGCTCAAGATTTCATCAACGCTTATGCTTCTTTCTTGCAAAGACAAGGTAAATTAGAAGTTCCAGGTTACGTAGACATGGTCAAGACCTCTTCTGGTAACGAAATGCCACCACAAGATGCTGAAGGTTGGTTCTACATGAGAGCTGCCTCAGTCGCCAGACATATTTACTTGAGAAAGAATGTTGGTGTTGGtaaattaaacaaattataCGGTGGTGCCAAGTCTAGAGGTGTTAGACCATACAAGCACATCGATGCCTCCGGTTCTATCAACAGAAAAGTTTTACAAGCTTTAGAAAAGATTGGTGTTGTTGAAATTTCTCCAAAGGGTGGTAGAAGAATCTCTGAAAACGGTCAAAGAGATTTGGATCGTATCGCTGCTCAAACTTTGgaagaagatgaataa
- the RPL18B gene encoding 60S ribosomal protein eL18 (similar to Saccharomyces cerevisiae RPL18B (YNL301C) and RPL18A (YOL120C); ancestral locus Anc_3.52) translates to MGIDHTTKQHKRSGHRTAPKSDNVYLKMLVKLFTFLARRTEAPFNKVVLKSLFMSKINRPPVSVSRIARALKQEGAAKKTIVVVGTVTDDARIFELPATTVAALRFTQSARARITKAGGECITLDQLAVRAPKGQNTLILRGPRNSREAVRHFGMGPHKNKAPRILSTGRKFERARGRRRSKGFKVVD, encoded by the exons ATGGGTATTGATCACACTACCAAGCAACATAAGAGATCTGGTCACAGAACCGCTCCAAAGTCCGACAATGTCTACTTAAAGATGTTGGTCAAGTTATTCACTTTCTTGGCTC GTCGTACTGAAGCTCCATTCAACAAGGTTGTCTTGAAATCTTTGTTCATGTCCAAGATTAACAGACCACCAGTTTCTGTCTCTAGAATCGCTAGAGCTTTGAAACAAGAAGGTGCTGCTAAGAAGactattgttgttgttggtACTGTTACCGATGATGCCAGAATCTTCGAATTACCAGCTACCACTGTTGCTGCTTTGAGATTCACTCAATCCGCCAGAGCCAGAATTACCAAGGCTGGTGGTGAATGTATCACTTTAGATCAATTAGCTGTTAGAGCTCCAAAGGGTCAAAACACTTTGATCTTAAGAGGTCCAAGAAACTCCAGAGAAGCTGTTAGACACTTCGGTATGGGTCCACACAAGAACAAGGCCCCAAGAATCTTATCTACCGGTAGAAAGTTCGAAAGAGCTAGAGGTAGACGTAGATCTAAGGGTTTCAAGGTCGTAGATTAG